The Quercus robur chromosome 7, dhQueRobu3.1, whole genome shotgun sequence genome has a segment encoding these proteins:
- the LOC126693751 gene encoding splicing factor-like protein 1: MEAAAAANINEAQIETLDPPLPPPPETLESSYYHQNQPQPPPPHSETLIPDQNPCNDFPQNTLDDNNNSSFPTNKPLLSENGGLTNNTHSGTGTTDKDCSGGEEETTSRRSRRRSRWDPQPDSNNNNSIVVYGVDSSNQNGNGSGESGSGPRKRKSRWADDEPKPLPTSLPIQLPDFMKELTGGIEFDPEIQALNSRLLEISRMLSSGLPLDDRPEGARSPSPEPIYDNMGIRINTREYRARERLNRERTEIISQIIKRNPAFKPPADYRPPKLQKKLYIPMKEYPGYNFIGLIIGPRGNTQKRMERETGAKIVIRGKGSVKEGRLQQKRDLKPDPSENEDLHVLVEADTQDALDAAAGMVEKLLQPVDEVLNEHKRQQLRELAALNGTIRDEEYCRLCGEPGHRQYACPSRTSTFKSDVLCKICGDGGHPTIDCPVKGTTGKKMDDEYQNFLAELGGSVPESSTKQSTMLALGSGTSNSESNPPWANNTRNAVSTSHAGLGATVVKPTKEIDDTNLYIGYLPPTLDDDGLISLFSPFGDIVMAKVIKDRVTGLSKGYGFVKYGDIQMANNAIASMNGYRLEGRTIAVRVAGRPPQPVVPPGPPASAMPTYPVSSQPLGAYPSQQFAAGGPLGNAPPPSYGGTPVPWGPPVPPHYSPYAPPPPGSTMYPPVQGQPMPPYGVQYPPPVQPVPPGAPSQPPTSSEAQQSYPLGVQTENSTSAQSIPTNMYGNSMAAAPQPTYPTSSYGYPSYYSAVPPPPPPPASVPGSTADQSQSIGNVPWATNPQVPPPGSSAEKTNYGADAEYEKFMSEMK, encoded by the coding sequence ccacctccTCCTCACTCCGAAACCCTAATCCCAGATCAAAACCCTTGCAACGATTTTCCCCAAAATACCCTCGACGACAATAATAATTCCTCTTTTCCCACCAACAAACCCTTGCTCTCCGAAAACGGCGGCTTGACCAACAACACCCACAGCGGCACCGGCACCACCGACAAGGATTGTTCCGGCGGCGAAGAGGAAACCACAAGCCGACGTAGTCGCCGCCGCAGCCGATGGGATCCGCAGCCCGATTCTAACAACAATAACAGCATCGTTGTCTACGGCGTCGATAGCAGCAACCAGAATGGCAACGGCAGTGGCGAATCGGGCAGCGGGCCGCGGAAGAGGAAGTCTCGATGGGCCGACGATGAGCCCAAGCCCCTGCCGACTTCGCTGCCGATTCAGCTCCCTGATTTCATGAAAGAACTCACTGGAGGTATTGAATTTGATCCTGAAATTCAAGCTTTGAATAGTAGGCTTTTAGAGATTAGTCGAATGTTATCGTCTGGTTTGCCTTTAGATGATAGACCTGAAGGGGCTCGATCTCCTTCACCCGAACCGATTTATGATAATATGGGAATTAGGATTAACACTAGGGAGTATCGTGCTCGAGAGAGATTGAACCGAGAGAGGACTGAGATTATTTCCCAGATTATTAAACGTAACCCGGCTTTTAAGCCGCCTGCGGATTATAGGCCACCCAAGCTTCAGAAGAAGCTTTATATACCGATGAAGGAGTACCCGGGTTATAATTTCATCGGGCTTATTATCGGGCCAAGAGGGAATACCCAGAAGAGGATGGAGAGGGAGACGGGTGCTAAGATTGTGATCCGAGGTAAAGGGTCAGTGAAGGAGGGTAGGTTGCAGCAGAAGAGGGATTTGAAGCCTGATCCTTCTGAAAACGAGGATTTGCATGTGTTGGTTGAGGCGGATACGCAGGATGCACTTGATGCTGCAGCGGGGATGGTGGAGAAGCTGTTGCAGCCGGTGGATGAGGTGTTGAATGAGCATAAGAGGCAGCAGCTTAGGGAGCTGGCAGCATTGAACGGGACAATAAGGGATGAAGAGTATTGTAGGTTGTGTGGTGAACCCGGGCATCGGCAGTATGCGTGCCCTTCGCGTACTTCGACTTTTAAGAGTGATGTGTTGTGTAAGATATGTGGTGATGGTGGGCATCCGACTATTGATTGTCCAGTGAAAGGGACTACTGGGAAGAAGATGGATGATGAGTATCAGAACTTTTTGGCAGAGTTAGGAGGTTCAGTTCCTGAGtcatcaaccaaacaaagcaCTATGTTGGCACTTGGTTCTGGAACTAGTAATTCGGAAAGCAATCCTCCTTGGGCTAATAATACTAGGAATGCTGTTAGTACATCACATGCTGGATTAGGGGCAACTGTGGTCAAACCCACGAAGGAAATTGATGATACAAACTTGTATATTGGGTACTTGCCACCTACTCTTGACGATGATGGTTTGATCAGTTTGTTTTCACCTTTTGGTGATATTGTGATGGCTAAGGTTATCAAGGACAGGGTTACTGGACTGAGCAAAGGGTATGGTTTTGTGAAGTATGGAGATATTCAAATGGCCAATAATGCCATTGCAAGCATGAATGGTTATCGGCTAGAGGGGCGGACTATTGCGGTGAGAGTTGCCGGTAGGCCTCCTCAGCCTGTTGTGCCTCCCGGCCCACCAGCCTCAGCAATGCCCACATATCCTGTTTCAAGCCAGCCCCTCGGTGCCTATCCATCTCAACAATTTGCAGCAGGTGGCCCTCTTGGGAATGCGCCACCTCCAAGTTACGGGGGCACTCCAGTTCCATGGGGACCTCCTGTTCCTCCTCACTATTCTCCTTATGCACCTCCTCCCCCTGGTTCAACCATGTATCCTCCTGTCCAGGGTCAACCTATGCCACCTTATGGTGTACAGTATCCTCCGCCTGTGCAGCCAGTTCCCCCTGGTGCCCCTTCTCAGCCTCCAACTTCAAGTGAAGCACAACAAAGTTACCCTCTTGGAGTGCAAACTGAAAACAGTACTTCTGCTCAATCTATACCAACCAATATGTATGGGAACTCTATGGCTGCAGCGCCACAACCTACATATCCCACATCTTCATATGGCTATCCATCTTATTACAGTGCAGTTCCACCGCCACCTCCGCCTCCTGCATCTGTTCCTGGCTCAACTGCTGATCAATCACAGAGCATTGGAAATGTTCCTTGGGCCACAAATCCACAGGTTCCTCCTCCTGGTTCTTCTGCAGAGAAGACAAACTATGGTGCAGATGCAGAGTATGAGAAGTTCATGTCAGAGATGAAATAA